Proteins from a single region of Patescibacteria group bacterium:
- a CDS encoding nucleotide exchange factor GrpE, whose product MAEKDSKNIDELQVQIEELQKKADEYLNGWKHVKADYINREKEIEREKIEWVKFANLEMILHLLTILDALDNSIKHLPKELANNEWAKGVTQIKQQIEDVLKIHGVERIKTLGEKFDPEFHEAIDKKGDDGKIAEEIQSGYLMHGRTIRPAKVIIK is encoded by the coding sequence ATGGCCGAAAAAGACAGCAAGAATATAGACGAATTACAAGTTCAAATCGAGGAACTACAGAAAAAAGCCGATGAATATCTTAATGGCTGGAAGCACGTCAAAGCTGATTATATTAATCGTGAAAAAGAAATAGAGCGCGAGAAAATTGAATGGGTAAAATTCGCCAACCTAGAAATGATTTTGCATCTTTTAACCATCCTTGACGCCCTGGATAATTCTATTAAGCATTTACCCAAAGAATTAGCCAATAATGAATGGGCTAAGGGAGTGACGCAGATAAAACAGCAGATAGAAGATGTTTTAAAAATACACGGCGTAGAAAGAATAAAAACTTTAGGTGAAAAATTTGATCCGGAATTTCATGAAGCCATTGATAAAAAGGGCGATGACGGAAAAATAGCCGAGGAAATTCAATCTGGATATTTAATGCACGGTCGGACTATTAGACCGGCCAAAGTAATTATTAAGTAG
- the dnaK gene encoding molecular chaperone DnaK: MAKIIGIDLGTSNSAASYMEAGKPKMIPSAEGTTMVGGKAFPSYVAFTKEGELLVGEPARRQAVANPEGTVFAAKRKMGSDFKYKIYGKEYTPQQICAFILQKIKKDSELYLGEKVEKAVITVPAYFNDAQRQATKDAGAIAGLEVVRLVNEPTAASLAYGLDKTQEKDQQVLVFDFGAGTLDVTIMNFGQGVFEVLSTSGDTQLGGTDMDEIIINYIISEFKKDSGVDLSADKMAMQRVKEAAEKSKIELSSALETEINLPFVTATKDGPKHLLMKITRAKLEELVKPVVDRCRESIDQAINDVKLKPQDIEKVILVGGPTRMPMVQKFIENIFGSKIARGVDPMECVAMGAAVQGAILAGETEVKDVLLLDVTPLTLGIETLGGVMTPLIERNTTIPTSKSQVFSTAADNQTSVEIHALQGERPMAIDNRTLGRFLLDGIPPSPRGIPQVEVSFDLDANGILTVTAKDKATNRSQHITIKDGSSLSKEEIERMKKEAEKFAAEDRNKRELIDLRNQADTLIYTSEKALKDAGGKVKPEDKKTIEDKIAEIKKTKDGNDIEVIKKAIQELGEAIQKIGAAMYSNQPGGGQAGQQSPQEGKENPPTGGDQGPIEGEYEEKK, translated from the coding sequence ATGGCAAAGATTATTGGTATCGATTTAGGAACCTCTAACAGCGCTGCTTCTTATATGGAAGCAGGTAAACCCAAAATGATTCCTTCGGCCGAAGGAACGACTATGGTTGGCGGGAAAGCCTTTCCGTCATACGTTGCTTTCACTAAGGAAGGCGAACTTTTGGTTGGCGAACCGGCCCGACGTCAAGCCGTGGCCAATCCGGAAGGAACGGTTTTTGCCGCCAAGCGTAAAATGGGTAGTGATTTTAAATATAAAATTTACGGCAAAGAATATACGCCGCAACAAATTTGCGCTTTTATTTTGCAAAAAATAAAAAAAGACTCGGAGCTATATTTGGGCGAGAAAGTAGAAAAGGCCGTTATTACCGTCCCGGCTTATTTTAACGATGCGCAGCGGCAAGCCACCAAAGATGCCGGCGCCATTGCCGGACTCGAGGTTGTGCGTTTAGTTAATGAACCGACTGCGGCTAGTTTGGCTTATGGTCTGGATAAAACCCAAGAAAAAGACCAACAGGTTTTAGTTTTTGATTTTGGCGCCGGTACACTCGATGTCACTATTATGAATTTTGGCCAAGGAGTTTTCGAGGTTCTGTCTACTTCTGGAGATACGCAATTGGGCGGCACGGATATGGATGAAATAATCATTAATTATATTATTAGCGAATTTAAAAAGGATTCAGGCGTTGATTTAAGCGCCGATAAAATGGCTATGCAGCGGGTTAAAGAAGCGGCCGAAAAGTCAAAAATAGAGCTTTCTTCGGCCTTAGAAACGGAGATTAATTTACCCTTCGTGACGGCTACCAAAGACGGCCCAAAACATTTGCTTATGAAAATTACTCGGGCTAAATTAGAAGAATTGGTTAAACCGGTGGTTGATCGCTGTCGCGAATCCATTGATCAGGCTATAAATGATGTGAAATTAAAACCGCAAGATATTGAAAAAGTAATTTTAGTCGGTGGTCCGACCAGAATGCCGATGGTTCAAAAGTTTATTGAAAATATTTTCGGTTCAAAAATCGCTCGCGGCGTTGATCCGATGGAATGCGTGGCCATGGGCGCGGCCGTTCAGGGAGCTATTTTAGCCGGAGAGACGGAAGTCAAAGACGTTTTATTATTAGACGTAACGCCATTAACCCTGGGTATTGAAACTTTAGGCGGGGTAATGACGCCATTAATTGAACGCAACACCACTATCCCAACTTCTAAATCACAAGTTTTTTCTACCGCAGCCGATAATCAAACTTCGGTTGAGATCCACGCGTTGCAAGGCGAACGGCCAATGGCTATTGACAATCGAACTCTAGGACGATTTTTGCTCGACGGTATTCCGCCATCACCGCGCGGCATTCCGCAGGTCGAGGTTTCTTTCGATCTCGATGCCAATGGCATTCTGACCGTGACGGCTAAAGATAAGGCCACAAATCGTTCTCAACATATTACCATTAAAGACGGCAGCTCGTTGTCAAAAGAAGAAATCGAAAGGATGAAAAAAGAAGCAGAGAAATTTGCCGCCGAAGATCGCAACAAACGAGAGCTGATTGATTTACGTAATCAGGCCGATACTTTAATTTATACTTCGGAAAAAGCACTGAAAGATGCGGGTGGTAAAGTTAAACCGGAAGATAAAAAAACAATCGAAGATAAAATAGCTGAAATAAAAAAAACCAAAGACGGCAATGATATAGAAGTGATTAAAAAGGCCATTCAAGAATTGGGAGAAGCGATTCAAAAGATCGGCGCGGCCATGTATAGTAATCAGCCAGGCGGCGGACAAGCTGGTCAGCAATCACCGCAAGAAGGAAAAGAAAATCCGCCCACTGGCGGAGATCAGGGGCCGATAGAAGGTGAATACGAAGAGAAAAAGTAA
- a CDS encoding pitrilysin family protein — MYHKEKLVNGLNLITVPIKNTRAVSILVLVPVGSRYETKKINGSTHFIEHMMFKGTKKRPNNFLLSRELDALGAEYNAFTSKDMTAYWIKLDKDYLDKGVEIISDMLFHSLFNEKEFERERGVIIEEIKMYEDNPMMYIDTLFEETVFGNSPLGWPISGRIDDIKNLALQQLLSFKSKFYFLENMLMVVSGDFRKDSLVKLLKGHFLPPAKKSLKKGFKKHSFLSQHAPKLEILNKKSQQVQLAIGFPAYSCHHKNINALTLLSIILGGNMSSRLFSEIRVKRGLAYAIRADLSVYQDTGLFSVQAGVDKNKLDEAIKVILEELVKVKRAGVSREELSRVKTFFAGKLSLDLEDSASMASWYGRQELLIGKTLTPEQKIKMINKINGNVINQVAKDVFRADKLCAAVIGESVDRPKLLSILRAGL; from the coding sequence ATGTATCATAAAGAAAAATTAGTTAATGGCCTAAATTTAATCACCGTGCCGATTAAAAATACTCGTGCGGTGAGTATTTTAGTATTGGTGCCGGTTGGCTCCCGTTACGAAACAAAAAAAATAAATGGCTCGACCCATTTTATCGAACATATGATGTTTAAGGGAACTAAAAAAAGGCCAAACAATTTTTTACTTAGCCGGGAGTTAGATGCATTGGGCGCTGAATATAATGCTTTTACTAGTAAAGACATGACGGCGTATTGGATTAAATTAGACAAAGATTATTTAGATAAGGGCGTGGAAATAATTTCTGATATGTTATTTCATTCTTTATTTAACGAAAAAGAGTTCGAGAGGGAAAGAGGAGTGATTATAGAAGAAATAAAAATGTATGAAGATAATCCGATGATGTATATTGATACGCTTTTTGAAGAAACAGTTTTCGGTAATTCTCCTTTGGGCTGGCCTATTAGTGGTCGTATAGACGATATTAAAAATTTAGCCCTTCAGCAACTTTTATCTTTCAAATCAAAATTTTATTTTTTAGAAAATATGTTAATGGTCGTTTCTGGAGATTTCAGAAAAGACAGTCTAGTTAAATTACTCAAAGGCCACTTCTTGCCGCCGGCGAAAAAATCGCTCAAGAAAGGTTTTAAAAAGCATTCTTTTTTATCTCAACATGCTCCGAAGCTTGAAATATTAAATAAAAAAAGCCAACAGGTACAGTTGGCGATAGGTTTTCCGGCTTATTCATGCCATCACAAAAATATTAATGCCCTAACCTTGCTTTCGATTATTTTGGGCGGAAATATGAGTTCAAGATTATTCAGTGAGATTAGGGTCAAGAGGGGATTGGCTTATGCTATTAGAGCTGACTTAAGCGTTTATCAGGACACTGGCCTTTTTTCTGTGCAAGCAGGAGTAGACAAAAATAAGCTTGATGAGGCGATTAAGGTCATTTTAGAAGAATTGGTTAAGGTTAAAAGGGCGGGCGTGAGTCGAGAAGAATTATCGCGGGTTAAAACATTTTTCGCCGGAAAATTAAGTTTAGACTTAGAGGACTCTGCTTCAATGGCGAGTTGGTATGGCCGACAAGAATTACTAATCGGAAAAACATTAACACCGGAACAAAAAATAAAAATGATCAATAAAATTAATGGTAATGTGATAAATCAGGTCGCGAAAGACGTTTTTAGGGCCGATAAATTATGCGCGGCGGTAATTGGCGAATCCGTAGACCGCCCGAAGCTCTTGTCTATTTTAAGGGCGGGTTTATAA
- a CDS encoding AI-2E family transporter produces MTEPTSNIDDLNKPQIKNVLVKIDFWSALKLLIFLAILFLFYVLRDILILFLAAMVLSFILSPIVDFLEKRKWPRILATISIYLFVVLFIISIVLPLIPVLTQEINLLIQKLPNYYDSVNNYFKISNKSLTQITGDLINSWFSSLNTTTTGVFNILGTVVGWLFVMIMIFVMAFYMTLHKIFLKELFKKLIPAKYATNAGRMIELIQKDLSNWARGVLISALFVGVISFIGLSVIGIKFALFLGFFAAVCELIPWIGSWISAILAILVGFTQAPMYALFVAIFYIVIQQVQGNLITPKIMQRAIGIDPLFVIMAILIGGKLAGPLGIVLAVPTFTIIMIIFKEYWHFKKSVN; encoded by the coding sequence ATGACTGAACCTACGTCAAATATCGATGATTTAAATAAACCACAAATCAAGAATGTTTTAGTAAAAATTGACTTTTGGTCTGCATTAAAATTGTTGATTTTCTTGGCAATTTTATTTTTATTTTATGTTTTAAGGGATATTTTGATTTTATTTTTAGCGGCCATGGTTTTGTCTTTTATTCTTTCGCCTATAGTTGATTTTTTGGAAAAAAGAAAATGGCCGAGGATTTTGGCGACCATTTCGATTTATTTATTTGTTGTGCTTTTTATAATTAGTATTGTTTTGCCGTTAATTCCCGTGTTGACACAAGAAATCAATCTTTTGATTCAAAAATTACCCAATTACTATGATAGTGTTAATAATTACTTTAAAATCTCCAATAAGAGCTTGACGCAGATTACCGGGGATTTGATCAATTCCTGGTTTAGTAGTCTTAATACGACCACCACGGGTGTTTTTAATATTTTAGGTACGGTGGTGGGCTGGTTGTTTGTGATGATAATGATTTTCGTTATGGCTTTTTACATGACCTTGCACAAGATTTTTTTAAAAGAATTATTTAAGAAGCTTATTCCGGCTAAATATGCCACCAATGCCGGCAGGATGATAGAATTAATTCAAAAAGATTTAAGCAACTGGGCCAGAGGTGTGCTTATATCGGCCCTGTTTGTTGGCGTGATTAGCTTTATTGGTTTGTCGGTTATCGGTATTAAATTCGCTTTGTTTCTTGGTTTCTTCGCCGCAGTTTGTGAGTTGATTCCATGGATAGGCTCTTGGATATCGGCTATTTTAGCAATTTTAGTTGGATTTACTCAAGCGCCAATGTATGCTTTGTTCGTGGCTATATTTTATATAGTGATTCAACAAGTGCAAGGAAATTTAATTACGCCAAAAATAATGCAGCGAGCCATAGGCATTGATCCATTATTTGTCATTATGGCAATTTTAATCGGTGGTAAATTAGCCGGTCCCCTGGGTATAGTTTTGGCTGTGCCGACCTTTACGATTATTATGATTATTTTTAAAGAATATTGGCATTTTAAAAAATCAGTTAATTAA
- a CDS encoding GDP-mannose 4,6-dehydratase, giving the protein MGYIFGKKNILITGGAGFLGSHLCEELVKDNNVICLDNLMGGGGDIKNIEYLLQKQNFKFIKQDINQAFDLENFPEAQDFKISIQGIQEIYHLACPTTAKNFMQTRMETLWANSVGMINILEIAKKYKAKILTGSSSVIYGPRKNDSLYFKESDPGSVNSVDPRACYDEGKRFAETCSVTYREVDGVDTKIARIFRTYGPRLALFDGQMISDFILQALNNKPLIVYGDQNFSTSLCYIDDIVQGLIMMMNSKEAGPINFGQREEYKLADVAKKIIELTGSQSKIIFKDPLPFMRPLGLPDISLAKEKLNWFPVVGLDDGLAKTIEYVKANRMLLQPLVERYDQDLNN; this is encoded by the coding sequence ATGGGTTACATTTTTGGCAAGAAAAACATATTAATTACTGGCGGAGCCGGTTTTTTAGGCTCTCATCTTTGCGAAGAATTAGTAAAAGACAATAATGTGATTTGTCTTGATAATTTGATGGGTGGTGGGGGAGACATAAAAAATATAGAGTATTTACTGCAAAAGCAGAATTTTAAATTTATAAAACAGGATATTAATCAAGCGTTTGATTTAGAAAATTTTCCCGAAGCCCAAGATTTTAAAATATCAATTCAAGGAATTCAAGAAATTTATCATTTGGCCTGCCCGACTACGGCAAAAAATTTCATGCAAACGAGAATGGAAACCCTTTGGGCTAATTCGGTCGGCATGATTAATATTTTAGAAATTGCTAAAAAATATAAAGCCAAAATTCTTACAGGATCTTCTTCAGTAATTTATGGTCCTAGAAAAAACGACAGTCTTTATTTTAAAGAATCTGACCCTGGTTCGGTTAATTCGGTCGACCCGAGAGCTTGTTACGATGAAGGCAAGCGTTTTGCCGAAACGTGCTCCGTTACTTATCGCGAAGTAGACGGGGTTGATACCAAGATTGCTCGAATTTTCAGAACCTATGGCCCCCGATTGGCCTTATTTGACGGTCAAATGATTTCTGATTTTATTTTACAGGCTCTTAACAACAAACCCTTAATAGTTTATGGCGATCAAAATTTTTCCACTTCGCTTTGCTATATTGACGACATTGTCCAGGGGCTGATCATGATGATGAACTCAAAAGAAGCCGGTCCGATTAATTTTGGCCAGAGAGAGGAATATAAATTAGCTGATGTAGCCAAAAAAATCATTGAACTAACAGGCTCGCAATCAAAAATAATTTTTAAAGACCCTTTGCCTTTTATGCGGCCATTGGGATTGCCAGACATTAGTTTGGCCAAAGAAAAATTAAACTGGTTCCCGGTGGTGGGCCTTGATGATGGTTTGGCTAAAACTATTGAATACGTTAAAGCTAATCGGATGCTTTTACAACCATTGGTTGAGCGTTATGATCAAGATTTAAATAATTAA
- a CDS encoding DUF2304 domain-containing protein, which yields MLFVQFLIDLVIIFFVVNLFLKLRQNKINFGSFIFWLILWVAAAILVNWPESSSFVARILGVGRGVDVVIYFSIILLFYFIFYLTIKLRRTEKEITDLVRKISFLEDKATK from the coding sequence ATGCTTTTTGTTCAATTCCTCATTGATTTAGTCATTATATTTTTTGTTGTCAATTTATTCTTAAAATTAAGGCAAAATAAAATAAATTTTGGCTCTTTTATTTTTTGGCTAATTTTATGGGTTGCGGCCGCTATTCTTGTTAATTGGCCGGAGTCTTCTAGTTTTGTGGCCAGAATTTTGGGCGTTGGTCGCGGAGTAGATGTGGTTATTTATTTTTCGATTATTTTGCTTTTCTATTTTATTTTTTATTTAACCATTAAATTACGTCGGACCGAAAAAGAAATCACTGATTTGGTGCGAAAAATTTCTTTTTTAGAAGACAAGGCGACAAAATAA
- the lepB gene encoding signal peptidase I: MQKFRFPGWVSFLWDVVKLVIIAFIIVWPIHKFVFQPFLVQGPSMEPNFYDREYLIVEEVSHHFVDPQRGEVVVLRSPYNSREYLIKRIIALPGERIVIKEGNIWIYNGKNPQGVKVEENYLPAGLNTGGEVDQMLAVDQYYVLGDNRSVSLDSRSFGPVQRGMVIGRVWLRGWPLNRLANFRLPTYQF, translated from the coding sequence ATGCAAAAATTTCGTTTTCCGGGCTGGGTGTCTTTTTTGTGGGATGTGGTCAAGCTAGTAATCATCGCCTTTATTATTGTTTGGCCGATTCATAAATTCGTTTTTCAGCCCTTTTTAGTTCAAGGACCGTCGATGGAGCCTAATTTTTACGATCGAGAATATTTAATCGTGGAAGAGGTAAGTCATCATTTTGTTGATCCTCAGCGCGGCGAAGTAGTGGTTTTGAGGTCGCCATACAATAGCAGGGAATATTTAATTAAAAGAATCATTGCTTTGCCTGGCGAACGGATAGTAATCAAAGAAGGAAATATTTGGATTTATAATGGAAAAAATCCGCAAGGAGTTAAAGTGGAAGAAAATTATCTGCCGGCAGGGCTAAATACGGGCGGCGAGGTTGACCAGATGTTGGCCGTGGATCAGTATTATGTTTTGGGCGATAATAGATCGGTTAGTTTAGACTCTAGATCGTTTGGGCCGGTTCAGAGAGGAATGGTTATCGGTCGGGTTTGGTTAAGGGGTTGGCCGTTAAATCGTTTAGCTAACTTCCGTTTACCCACTTATCAATTTTAA
- the hisS gene encoding histidine--tRNA ligase, with protein MAKKNKKRGRPTGSRHRAKKYIPHLLKGVKDILPQEQRYYDFIIGKTEELARAYGFDKITIPILEESDLFKRRVGLTKDIFQKEIFSFEDLGGHKISLRPEGTAGVARAYIQHGLSASLQPVKLFYHGPMFRYERLEMGKQKEFYQFGLEIIGSNKPVTDAQLILFVNALLQGLGIKFTIQINNLGCRECRKIYFKKLTDFIRQKGRIFCRECRVKIKRNPLKIFECHGKECHDTLMQAPHIVDYLCEECRSQFVRTLEFLDEARVVYNLNPFVVKGAGFNDRTVFEFWPIKTEQPKPVVANSTISPEITQKIQPQPEEVIDSRLAIAAGGRYDQLLHDLGGAIAPACGLSIGIDRLVDEAKKQQIKTARVKPIQVFVAQVSDLARQNALRIFELIRKEGYRVGENLAQDSLRTQLDIANKLGAKYTLVFGQQEVIHKTVIIRDMVSGSQETIDQEKIVRELRKRL; from the coding sequence ATGGCTAAAAAAAATAAAAAAAGAGGCAGACCGACTGGATCGCGCCATAGAGCAAAAAAATATATCCCTCATTTATTAAAAGGAGTTAAAGATATTTTGCCGCAAGAACAACGTTATTATGATTTTATCATCGGCAAGACCGAAGAGTTGGCTCGGGCCTATGGTTTTGACAAAATAACGATCCCAATTTTAGAAGAGTCTGATTTATTTAAGCGTCGCGTTGGTTTAACTAAAGATATTTTTCAAAAAGAAATTTTTTCTTTCGAAGATTTAGGTGGGCATAAAATTAGCTTAAGGCCGGAAGGGACCGCTGGCGTAGCCAGAGCCTATATCCAGCACGGTTTATCAGCGTCGCTTCAGCCGGTTAAGCTATTTTATCACGGGCCAATGTTTCGTTATGAGCGCTTAGAAATGGGCAAACAAAAAGAATTTTATCAATTTGGCCTGGAGATCATTGGTTCTAATAAGCCCGTTACCGATGCTCAATTGATTTTATTCGTTAACGCGCTATTGCAGGGCTTGGGCATTAAATTTACTATTCAAATAAATAATCTTGGTTGCCGCGAATGCCGTAAAATTTATTTTAAAAAACTAACGGACTTTATCCGACAAAAAGGCAGAATATTTTGCCGCGAATGCCGCGTTAAAATAAAAAGGAATCCACTTAAAATTTTTGAATGCCACGGCAAAGAATGCCATGATACCTTAATGCAAGCCCCGCACATAGTCGATTATTTGTGCGAAGAATGCCGTTCTCAATTTGTCAGGACCTTAGAATTTCTAGATGAAGCCAGGGTGGTTTATAATTTAAATCCATTCGTAGTAAAAGGAGCCGGGTTTAATGATCGCACGGTTTTCGAATTTTGGCCGATTAAAACAGAACAACCTAAGCCGGTCGTGGCTAACAGTACGATTAGTCCTGAAATAACACAAAAAATACAACCGCAACCGGAAGAGGTGATTGATAGTCGTTTAGCCATAGCAGCTGGTGGTCGCTATGATCAATTACTTCACGATTTGGGGGGTGCGATTGCGCCCGCCTGTGGGTTGTCGATAGGTATTGATCGTTTGGTCGATGAAGCCAAAAAACAGCAAATAAAAACAGCTAGAGTTAAGCCGATTCAAGTTTTTGTCGCCCAGGTCAGCGATTTGGCTCGGCAAAATGCTTTAAGAATTTTCGAATTAATCAGAAAAGAAGGATATAGAGTAGGGGAGAATTTAGCCCAAGATAGCCTACGAACTCAATTAGATATAGCCAATAAATTAGGAGCTAAGTATACGTTAGTCTTTGGCCAGCAAGAGGTTATTCACAAAACGGTTATTATTCGCGATATGGTTAGTGGCTCTCAAGAAACCATAGATCAAGAAAAAATTGTTAGGGAATTGAGGAAAAGACTATAG
- a CDS encoding 8-oxo-dGTP diphosphatase — protein sequence MGKLRDVTLVFLVKKSGDKITEICLAMKKRGFGVNRWNGVGGKLLADESIEMAAKREAQEEIGVDLKKINKIAEIDFYFPHQTDWNQTVNAFFCEEWEGEPIETEEMRPRWFNPSELPYESMWSDDKFWVPHILEGKLLKASFVFKEHDLVDSHNLEFVNKF from the coding sequence ATGGGCAAACTACGCGACGTTACTTTGGTTTTTTTAGTCAAGAAATCGGGAGATAAAATTACTGAGATTTGTTTGGCGATGAAAAAGCGCGGTTTTGGCGTTAATCGTTGGAATGGGGTAGGAGGAAAATTATTAGCCGATGAAAGCATTGAAATGGCTGCCAAAAGAGAAGCCCAGGAAGAAATAGGCGTTGATTTGAAAAAAATAAATAAAATCGCAGAAATAGATTTTTATTTTCCCCATCAAACCGACTGGAATCAAACGGTTAATGCTTTTTTTTGCGAAGAGTGGGAGGGAGAGCCAATTGAAACAGAAGAAATGAGGCCAAGGTGGTTTAATCCAAGTGAGTTGCCCTACGAATCAATGTGGTCAGATGATAAATTCTGGGTGCCTCATATTTTAGAGGGTAAATTGCTAAAAGCCAGTTTCGTTTTTAAAGAACACGATTTAGTCGATAGTCATAATTTGGAATTTGTTAATAAATTTTAA
- a CDS encoding dCMP deaminase family protein, whose product MAKATKSFKRKNYISWDEYFMGIAILSAMRSKDPNTQTGACIVDKQNKIIGIGYNGFPTGCSDNDFPWTNKGNDPVKTKYFYVCHAELNAILNSHGRDLNDCRIYTFLIPCNECAKAIIQSGIREIIYLSDSAAMYGRNKNTPTIVAALKMFKSAGVKMRLMKSSQSLIINFKK is encoded by the coding sequence ATGGCCAAGGCAACGAAATCATTTAAACGCAAAAATTATATTTCTTGGGATGAATACTTTATGGGTATCGCTATTTTGTCGGCAATGAGGAGCAAGGATCCCAATACGCAAACCGGTGCCTGTATTGTTGATAAACAAAATAAAATTATCGGCATTGGTTACAATGGTTTTCCAACCGGATGTTCGGACAATGATTTTCCTTGGACAAACAAGGGCAATGATCCCGTGAAGACTAAATATTTTTATGTATGTCATGCTGAGCTAAATGCGATCTTAAATAGTCATGGTCGCGACTTAAATGATTGTCGGATTTATACTTTTTTAATTCCCTGTAATGAATGCGCTAAAGCCATTATCCAGTCTGGAATTAGAGAAATAATTTATCTATCAGATTCAGCTGCTATGTATGGAAGAAATAAAAACACGCCAACGATTGTAGCCGCCTTAAAAATGTTTAAAAGCGCTGGAGTAAAAATGAGATTAATGAAATCGAGCCAAAGTTTAATTATAAATTTTAAAAAATAG
- a CDS encoding calcium/sodium antiporter — MILNVVLLVFSFILLVKGADFLVSGASSLAKKLGVSTLVIGLTIVALGTSAPELLVNIFASIRGVNDIAFGNIIGSNILNLFLILGLSAAIFPLAVNRGTTWKEVPLALLATLVLGLLVNDQLIDKNQISILSRIDSLILLCFFIIFIYYTLAISKNKSVNEAKEVKTYNSWPSVLMVLGGLVMLVVGGNLAVHSGTAIARALGASEALIGLTILAVGTSLPELCTSVVAAYKKNSDIAVGNIIGSNVLNILFILGLSGLIHPIGFSPILNTDLLILITGTILLLIFLLLGKRHILERWQGMVFVAFYVVYAFFIIHRG, encoded by the coding sequence ATGATTTTGAATGTTGTTCTGCTGGTTTTTAGTTTTATCTTATTAGTAAAAGGAGCAGATTTTTTGGTTAGCGGTGCATCTTCTTTGGCAAAAAAACTTGGCGTCTCTACTTTGGTTATCGGTTTAACTATCGTGGCCCTTGGCACTTCAGCTCCAGAATTATTGGTTAATATTTTCGCCAGTATCAGAGGCGTCAACGACATTGCTTTTGGCAATATTATCGGCAGCAATATTTTAAATCTATTTCTTATTTTAGGACTTTCGGCTGCTATTTTTCCGCTCGCAGTCAATCGGGGCACGACTTGGAAAGAGGTACCGTTGGCATTATTGGCTACTTTGGTTTTGGGATTATTAGTCAACGATCAACTGATTGATAAAAATCAAATTTCAATTTTAAGTAGAATTGATAGTTTAATTCTGCTTTGTTTTTTTATAATTTTCATTTATTACACCTTAGCTATCTCTAAAAATAAAAGCGTCAATGAAGCCAAAGAAGTTAAAACTTATAATTCCTGGCCTTCGGTCTTGATGGTTTTGGGCGGATTAGTAATGCTGGTTGTTGGCGGTAATTTAGCGGTTCATAGCGGCACAGCTATCGCCAGGGCGCTCGGGGCAAGCGAGGCCCTGATCGGTTTAACTATTTTAGCCGTAGGCACATCGCTGCCCGAATTGTGCACCTCGGTCGTGGCTGCTTATAAAAAAAATTCTGATATAGCAGTAGGGAATATTATTGGTTCTAATGTTCTCAATATTTTATTTATTTTAGGTTTGAGTGGGCTAATTCATCCGATTGGTTTTTCTCCAATCCTTAATACTGATTTATTAATTTTAATTACAGGCACCATTTTATTATTAATCTTCTTACTGTTGGGCAAAAGGCATATTTTAGAGCGATGGCAGGGAATGGTCTTTGTGGCGTTTTACGTTGTTTACGCATTTTTTATAATTCATCGCGGTTAA